In one bacterium genomic region, the following are encoded:
- a CDS encoding RidA family protein, translating to MRKTAHQATANLHQPFANYSHVVAVEGVKKLVFTAGQVSATPDGTVAGEGDFAAQQAQIKANLIEALAAGGATLADVVKVTIYVVRQEDTPKGRGVLTDYFGDFEPPPGSTLCVLRGLANPAFLLEVEAIAAIG from the coding sequence ATGCGGAAAACCGCGCATCAGGCGACAGCGAACCTGCACCAGCCCTTCGCCAACTACTCCCACGTCGTCGCCGTCGAGGGGGTGAAGAAGCTCGTCTTCACGGCGGGACAGGTCTCGGCCACCCCGGACGGGACCGTCGCCGGAGAGGGGGATTTCGCAGCCCAGCAGGCCCAGATCAAGGCGAACCTGATCGAGGCCCTCGCCGCGGGGGGCGCCACCCTCGCCGATGTCGTCAAGGTGACGATCTACGTCGTCCGGCAGGAGGACACTCCGAAGGGACGCGGCGTTCTGACCGATTATTTCGGCGACTTCGAGCCGCCCCCCGGGAGCACCCTCTGCGTCCTGCGGGGGCTGGCGAACCCCGCGTTTCTCCTCGAGGTCGAGGCCATCGCGGCTATCGGCTAG